The following proteins come from a genomic window of unidentified bacterial endosymbiont:
- a CDS encoding transglycosylase SLT domain-containing protein, with translation MLLACTLSTGCSDRCSKSATLVTRQQSTPSTLPGPRQQRGLPDHNHSELPPHFWKTLRSEFQLPISHHPLVKQQQQRYLKDKYHFQQVTYRAQPYLNWIVTQIKQRQLPMELLLLPMVESAFDPHAHSNKRAAGLWQFTLQTGRHYGLIVNQWYDGRRDIVHATEAALTLLSDLNQRFEGDWLLTLAAYNSGAFRVAKAVKAQQKRAGAAVDFWSLALPQETMSHVIKLLAISAILQHPDQQQLNLPDLDSQQSLHYIDVGQPFALSQVASMAGLPLARLKAFNPGYRRAITGPSGPYHLLLPHHCMARFKQALVTATHQQRPLVTTACTATPRGPARAVPTDQL, from the coding sequence ATGCTCCTCGCCTGTACGCTGTCTACTGGCTGCTCTGATCGCTGCTCTAAAAGCGCAACACTGGTCACCCGCCAGCAGAGTACGCCGTCAACCCTGCCAGGACCGCGTCAACAGCGGGGGCTACCGGATCACAATCACAGCGAACTCCCGCCGCACTTTTGGAAAACGCTGCGCAGTGAATTCCAGCTGCCAATCTCTCATCATCCCTTAGTCAAGCAGCAACAACAGCGCTATTTAAAAGATAAATACCACTTTCAACAGGTGACCTACCGAGCACAACCCTATCTCAATTGGATTGTCACCCAAATTAAACAGCGTCAGTTGCCCATGGAGTTATTGCTGTTACCGATGGTAGAGAGCGCCTTTGATCCTCACGCTCACTCCAATAAGCGCGCTGCCGGCCTGTGGCAGTTCACGCTGCAGACTGGGCGCCACTATGGTTTAATCGTCAATCAATGGTATGACGGGCGCCGTGATATCGTGCACGCTACCGAGGCTGCCTTAACCCTGCTCAGCGATTTAAACCAGCGCTTTGAGGGTGATTGGCTGCTCACTTTAGCGGCTTACAATAGCGGCGCCTTCCGCGTAGCCAAAGCCGTTAAAGCACAACAAAAGAGAGCGGGAGCGGCGGTCGACTTCTGGTCGCTGGCGTTACCTCAAGAGACCATGAGCCATGTGATTAAACTATTGGCCATTAGCGCCATCTTGCAGCACCCTGACCAACAGCAGCTCAATTTACCTGATCTAGATAGCCAACAAAGCCTCCATTACATTGATGTTGGCCAACCGTTTGCATTATCTCAGGTGGCCAGCATGGCTGGTTTACCCCTCGCACGCTTAAAAGCCTTTAACCCTGGTTATCGGCGAGCCATCACTGGCCCGAGCGGTCCTTACCATTTATTACTGCCGCACCACTGCATGGCCCGCTTTAAACAGGCTTTAGTCACGGCAACCCATCAGCAGCGACCACTAGTTACCACTGCCTGCACAGCAACACCTAGAGGACCAGCGCGTGCTGTGCCAACAGACCAACTCTAA
- the fis gene encoding DNA-binding transcriptional regulator Fis produces the protein MFEQLMNTPIMATTSATIQSPATPKPLRDSVKQALKSYFSQLEGETVNDLYEFVLMEVEQPLLDMVMQYTRGNQTRAATMMGLNRGTLRKKLKKYGLN, from the coding sequence ATGTTTGAACAACTCATGAATACTCCAATAATGGCTACAACCTCTGCCACTATTCAATCACCAGCCACCCCCAAGCCGTTGCGTGACTCTGTTAAACAAGCTTTAAAAAGCTATTTTTCGCAATTGGAGGGTGAAACGGTCAACGATCTTTATGAATTTGTGTTAATGGAAGTTGAGCAGCCACTACTGGATATGGTGATGCAGTACACACGCGGCAATCAGACCCGTGCGGCTACTATGATGGGACTCAACCGCGGTACATTGCGTAAGAAATTAAAGAAATACGGCTTAAATTAA
- the folA gene encoding type 3 dihydrofolate reductase gives MNISLIAAMTPERVIGSGNSLPWHLPADLAWFKQHTLYKPILMGRKTYQSIGKPLPQRHNIVLSHQPIHDPGITWVNSLAAGCEAASSAEELMVIGGGRLYQQLLSQANRLYVTLIEATLPGDVYFPDYTPSRWVIQFSDYHLADARNAYACRFMILDRLECTADSATPIE, from the coding sequence ATGAACATTAGCCTGATTGCAGCCATGACCCCTGAACGGGTCATTGGATCTGGCAATAGCCTGCCTTGGCATCTGCCCGCTGATCTCGCTTGGTTTAAGCAGCACACCCTCTATAAACCTATTCTTATGGGACGTAAAACCTATCAATCGATCGGCAAACCCTTGCCCCAACGTCACAACATCGTACTGAGTCACCAACCAATTCATGATCCAGGGATAACTTGGGTAAACAGCCTTGCGGCTGGATGTGAAGCGGCTAGTTCTGCCGAGGAGCTGATGGTCATCGGCGGCGGCAGACTGTACCAACAGCTTCTGTCACAGGCTAATCGCCTCTATGTTACTCTGATTGAAGCCACGCTACCAGGCGACGTTTACTTTCCAGACTATACTCCCAGTCGCTGGGTTATCCAGTTTAGTGACTACCATCTGGCAGATGCACGCAATGCCTATGCCTGCCGTTTTATGATTTTAGATCGCCTGGAATGCACCGCCGATTCTGCTACTCCGATAGAGTAA
- the apaH gene encoding bis(5'-nucleosyl)-tetraphosphatase (symmetrical) ApaH yields the protein MATLLVGDVHGCYDELQALLRQAAFDPAADTLWFTGDLVARGPKSLEVLRFIQSLGDSARVVLGNHDLHLLAVAEGLQAPKAADQLQAVLQAPDRDQLLQWLRHQPLIQQHAEFAFLMVHAGISPLWDLTTLQQCAQAVATQLQSTEYPQLLAALYGDQPDHWSSELSTVEQWRYTVNVLTRLRFCYPDGRLALQCKQTVSAAPPLLIPWFQLALPSTQGQQVVFGHWAALMGQGTPPGFYALDTGCVWGGKLSLLRWEDQHYFFQPSCSNRDGVGITLSE from the coding sequence ATGGCAACACTATTGGTAGGCGACGTGCATGGTTGTTATGATGAACTGCAAGCACTGTTGCGGCAAGCTGCGTTTGATCCGGCGGCTGATACGCTCTGGTTCACCGGGGATTTGGTGGCGCGTGGGCCAAAATCACTAGAGGTTCTACGCTTTATTCAAAGCTTAGGCGATTCAGCACGCGTGGTGTTAGGCAATCATGATCTCCATCTATTGGCGGTTGCTGAGGGTCTCCAAGCTCCCAAGGCCGCGGATCAGCTACAGGCAGTGCTGCAAGCGCCAGATAGAGATCAACTGTTACAGTGGTTGCGACATCAGCCACTGATTCAGCAACATGCGGAGTTTGCGTTCCTGATGGTGCACGCCGGGATCAGCCCCCTGTGGGATCTCACCACCTTGCAGCAGTGCGCCCAGGCCGTGGCAACTCAGCTCCAGTCTACAGAGTACCCGCAGCTGTTAGCGGCCCTCTATGGTGATCAACCGGATCACTGGTCTAGCGAGTTATCGACCGTAGAGCAGTGGCGCTACACGGTCAACGTATTGACCAGGCTCCGCTTCTGCTATCCCGATGGCCGCTTAGCACTTCAATGTAAGCAGACTGTCAGCGCAGCGCCACCACTCCTGATCCCTTGGTTTCAGTTGGCACTGCCCAGTACTCAGGGGCAACAGGTTGTCTTTGGCCATTGGGCGGCCTTAATGGGGCAGGGTACACCCCCAGGGTTTTATGCGCTAGATACGGGCTGTGTGTGGGGCGGGAAGTTGAGTTTGCTGCGCTGGGAGGATCAACACTATTTCTTTCAACCCTCATGTAGTAACAGAGATGGTGTCGGTATTACTCTATCGGAGTAG
- a CDS encoding ankyrin repeat domain-containing protein, producing the protein MNGIGGKFFQVTLQNENTGFTEGADLNQGRTELHIAASKGRIEIVSEFLEKSPKTINSVDNFNDTALHLAAKYGHTDVVIKLLENSFIEPELQNNDGYTPFHYAAENDHIEIVEALLKRDDIRFDLGNFDKKTALYLAIEKNNIKTAIVILNSKKVDPNLKSSASRAPLHCAAEKNYLEEVEALLNHRNIEVNIKDQSGKTPLHLATEGDHIKVVKLLLNNNSIDINLQDNHLNSSLHLAVIKGSTIVIKALLEKNSIKINLQDEQGRSPLHWAVIERSAVAVKELLEKNSTKLDLQDKESKTPLHWAAEKGHLSSVEQLLRLSPPNSNLYNMKDKYGKTPLHYAVENGHGSVVEKLLKENNIDFNSQDNSSRTPLHWAVEKNRVSIVKILLDLSSPSSNIPNMKNKFGKTPLHYAAQKGHTEIVRMLLKNNSTKPNLKDNSGKTALHLAAKKNHIDVINLLLKNQVDPNLQDNKRNTALHYAIQNHRISIANNLVEHNSTQYELKDNVGKTPLHWAAEKGLITIIDKLLKKSVNPNLQDINQNTALHLALDNNQKKIAEQLLLIDSIETGLENINKNIPLHLAAKKCVLIIVEKLLTDNCIHINAQNKKNETPLYLSIHSGKECPKVMKTMLNCSEVDPNLADYQQFTPLHKAASEQKAIFVNLLLKNKKIDVNVQNGINRTPLHETASYNNPKNTKLLITFPNTLPNIKDNFKKTPLHIAAEKNNYLVIRALLKHRSINLILQDNHGKTPLHWAAEKGYSDSVKELLEKESITLDIKDNKNKTSFNLAIEKKHWSTAIILISHGITITDLSDTDIDSLRAELENSFYSQEKSQISKKITHYSNHLPKNSRVKYSRHRRHWQ; encoded by the coding sequence ATGAATGGTATCGGGGGAAAATTTTTTCAGGTCACTTTACAGAACGAAAACACAGGGTTTACTGAAGGAGCTGATCTTAATCAAGGTAGAACTGAACTGCACATTGCTGCTAGTAAAGGCCGCATAGAGATAGTCAGTGAATTCCTAGAAAAAAGTCCAAAAACTATTAATAGCGTAGATAACTTCAATGACACCGCACTTCATCTGGCTGCTAAATATGGACATACCGATGTTGTAATAAAACTATTAGAAAATAGTTTTATAGAACCTGAATTACAAAATAACGATGGTTATACCCCATTTCATTATGCTGCTGAAAATGATCATATAGAAATTGTAGAAGCACTGCTCAAAAGAGATGATATAAGATTTGATTTGGGGAATTTTGACAAAAAAACTGCTCTTTACTTGGCTATTGAAAAAAATAATATAAAGACAGCAATCGTAATATTAAACAGTAAAAAAGTAGATCCTAATTTAAAAAGTAGTGCTAGTAGAGCCCCTCTTCACTGCGCTGCTGAAAAAAACTATCTAGAAGAGGTAGAGGCCTTACTAAACCATCGCAATATAGAGGTTAATATAAAAGATCAGTCTGGAAAAACCCCACTTCATTTAGCCACTGAAGGGGATCATATAAAAGTTGTAAAATTATTACTAAATAATAACTCTATAGATATTAACTTACAAGATAACCATCTCAATTCCTCTCTTCATTTGGCTGTTATCAAGGGATCTACTATTGTTATAAAAGCATTATTAGAAAAAAACTCTATAAAGATTAATTTACAAGATGAGCAAGGTAGAAGCCCGCTTCACTGGGCGGTGATAGAGCGATCTGCCGTTGCTGTAAAAGAATTATTGGAAAAAAATTCCACAAAACTTGATTTACAAGATAAGGAAAGTAAAACGCCTCTTCATTGGGCTGCTGAGAAAGGCCATCTGTCTAGTGTAGAACAGTTACTGAGATTGTCCCCTCCAAATTCTAATCTATACAATATGAAAGATAAATATGGCAAAACTCCTCTCCACTATGCCGTTGAAAATGGACATGGTTCTGTTGTAGAAAAATTACTAAAAGAAAACAATATAGACTTTAATTCACAAGATAACAGTAGTAGAACGCCGCTTCACTGGGCGGTTGAGAAAAATCGTGTGTCTATTGTGAAAATATTACTAGATCTCTCCTCTCCCAGTTCTAATATCCCTAACATGAAAAATAAGTTTGGAAAAACCCCGCTTCACTATGCTGCCCAAAAAGGGCATACAGAAATTGTGCGCATGTTACTAAAAAATAACTCTACAAAACCTAATTTGAAAGATAATTCTGGTAAAACTGCGCTTCATTTAGCTGCTAAAAAAAACCATATAGATGTTATAAACTTATTGCTAAAAAATCAAGTAGATCCTAATTTACAAGATAACAAACGTAACACTGCTCTTCACTATGCTATTCAAAACCATCGTATAAGCATTGCAAATAATTTAGTAGAGCATAATTCTACACAATATGAATTGAAAGATAATGTTGGGAAAACGCCTCTTCACTGGGCTGCTGAAAAAGGCCTTATAACCATTATAGACAAATTATTAAAAAAATCTGTAAACCCTAATTTACAAGATATTAATCAAAACACTGCCCTTCACTTGGCGCTTGATAATAATCAAAAAAAAATTGCAGAACAGTTGTTACTGATTGATTCTATAGAGACTGGTTTAGAAAATATTAATAAAAACATTCCTCTTCACTTGGCTGCTAAAAAATGCGTTCTCATTATTGTAGAAAAATTACTAACCGATAATTGCATCCATATTAATGCACAAAATAAAAAAAATGAAACCCCGCTTTACCTCAGTATTCACTCTGGTAAAGAGTGTCCAAAAGTCATGAAAACAATGCTAAATTGCTCAGAAGTAGATCCTAATTTAGCAGATTATCAACAATTTACGCCTCTTCACAAAGCTGCTTCAGAACAAAAAGCAATCTTTGTAAATCTTTTATTAAAAAATAAAAAAATAGATGTTAATGTACAAAACGGTATAAACAGAACCCCCCTGCATGAAACTGCTAGTTATAACAATCCAAAGAATACAAAATTATTGATAACATTTCCTAACACCCTGCCTAATATAAAAGATAACTTTAAAAAAACGCCTCTTCATATCGCTGCTGAAAAAAACAACTATCTTGTTATAAGGGCTTTATTAAAACATAGATCTATAAACCTTATCCTACAAGATAACCATGGGAAAACGCCTCTTCATTGGGCGGCTGAAAAGGGCTATAGTGATAGTGTCAAAGAATTACTAGAAAAAGAAAGTATAACTCTTGATATAAAAGATAATAAAAACAAAACATCTTTTAACTTAGCAATTGAAAAAAAACACTGGAGCACTGCAATAATTCTGATCAGCCATGGCATAACGATAACAGATTTAAGTGATACAGATATTGATTCATTAAGAGCAGAATTAGAAAATTCTTTTTATAGTCAAGAAAAGTCACAAATTTCAAAAAAAATAACTCATTACTCCAATCATTTACCGAAAAATTCTAGGGTAAAGTACTCGCGTCACCGCCGTCATTGGCAGTAA
- a CDS encoding ankyrin repeat domain-containing protein — MNIKIKEGNNPLHWATQYNDIATVKNLLNSTHLDPNIKNNHGETALHYAAEYGYIQVIETLLKDNRTDPNPQDKEGKTPLHYAVINNNIDTVEKLLEYEFVEPNLKNRYGETPLHTATEYNHIAIVKILLSYNGTDPNTKDNSGETSLHWATMKDYTEIVKMLLKDNRTDPNIKDDTGKSPLHWATTNDHIGIVVILLDNRSITTNLKDNDGETPLHKAARYNRVDIIEKLLNDHSTYSNLKNYSGNTALHLATKNNHTKIIKKLLGKVEPNLKNKNNQTALHLASKYNYIEIIEQLINNNSVEHNIRDGHGKTIFHYAVENDHLAMVRILLKYAFLNPNLADNSGQNPLHYAAKAGYIEIMEELLKSYFLNDNLQDKNGRTPLHLSAIKGHVRIVEQLLNHPNTNNNLQDSHSRTPLHYAAAIGHKDIVEKLLNNRSIEANSQDHDGKTSLHYAAINGHIGTVEKLLENKSVNPNLHDHNGKTPLHEAAIKGHIGTVKKLLENKSVKLNLQDYSGKTPLHWAAINSSLEVVEKLLRNSSVEPDPQDYSGKTPLHFAAINGPVGIVEKLLENRFVNPNSQDRNGKTPLHWATANGHTDIVERLLENKFIKLNLKDNHGETPLHLATENNHKKIVEKLLSHSTININLKNNNGETAFNLAIKQQCWNIAIILIRHHVTITELSNENIESIRTHIQHNLYPDRFELLSKIKDYSTHLTETPPESLGVKSTRQRRHLQRPKALTSSANTHQPWASALLREITSLLTGVHWKWPALYSSLKTTAPPSNPLTLNINTEQPNAPHCGNQPQEYNAGYLQGLLLLSNLVVKKWMGEQTPTTSDDSLPHAQARLQPLLQQQCVDFSSGENLPYKGYRGAYEQRCRL, encoded by the coding sequence ATGAATATAAAAATTAAAGAGGGTAATAACCCTCTCCACTGGGCTACTCAATATAATGATATAGCAACCGTAAAAAATTTACTAAATAGTACTCATCTAGATCCTAATATAAAAAATAACCATGGTGAAACCGCTCTTCACTATGCTGCTGAATATGGTTATATACAGGTTATAGAAACCTTACTAAAAGATAATCGTACCGATCCCAACCCACAAGATAAAGAGGGTAAAACGCCGCTTCATTATGCTGTTATCAATAATAATATAGATACTGTAGAAAAATTACTAGAATATGAATTTGTAGAACCTAATTTAAAAAATAGATATGGTGAAACCCCGCTTCATACAGCCACTGAATATAATCATATAGCCATTGTAAAAATATTGCTAAGCTATAATGGTACAGATCCAAATACAAAAGATAACTCTGGGGAAACCTCTCTTCACTGGGCGACTATGAAAGATTACACAGAAATTGTAAAAATGTTACTCAAGGATAATCGTACCGATCCCAATATAAAAGATGACACTGGTAAAAGTCCTCTTCATTGGGCAACTACAAATGATCATATAGGAATTGTCGTCATATTGCTAGACAATAGATCTATAACAACCAACTTAAAAGATAACGATGGTGAAACTCCTCTGCATAAGGCTGCTCGATATAATCGAGTAGACATTATAGAAAAATTACTCAATGATCATTCTACCTATTCTAATTTAAAAAATTATTCTGGTAATACCGCGCTTCACTTGGCTACTAAAAATAACCATACAAAAATTATAAAAAAATTATTAGGAAAAGTAGAGCCTAATTTAAAAAATAAAAACAATCAAACGGCACTTCATTTGGCTTCTAAATATAATTATATAGAAATTATAGAGCAATTAATCAATAATAATAGTGTAGAGCATAATATAAGAGATGGTCATGGAAAAACCATTTTTCACTATGCTGTCGAAAATGATCACCTAGCCATGGTGAGAATTTTACTAAAATATGCATTTTTAAATCCTAACTTAGCAGATAATTCTGGACAAAACCCTCTTCACTATGCAGCTAAAGCTGGTTATATAGAAATCATGGAAGAGCTACTAAAAAGTTATTTTTTAAATGATAACTTACAAGATAAAAATGGTAGAACTCCTCTTCATTTATCTGCTATAAAAGGTCATGTCAGAATTGTAGAGCAATTACTAAACCATCCTAACACAAACAATAATTTACAAGATAGCCATAGCAGAACGCCTCTTCATTATGCCGCTGCCATTGGACATAAAGACATTGTAGAAAAATTACTAAATAACAGATCTATAGAAGCTAATTCACAAGATCATGATGGTAAAACTTCTCTTCACTATGCTGCTATAAACGGTCATATAGGCACTGTAGAAAAATTACTAGAAAATAAATCTGTAAACCCTAATTTACACGATCACAATGGTAAAACCCCTCTTCATGAGGCGGCTATAAAAGGCCATATAGGCACTGTAAAAAAATTACTAGAAAATAAATCTGTAAAACTTAATTTACAAGATTACAGTGGTAAAACTCCTCTTCATTGGGCTGCTATCAACAGTTCTCTAGAAGTCGTAGAAAAACTACTCAGGAACAGCTCTGTAGAACCTGATCCACAAGATTATTCTGGTAAAACACCTCTTCATTTTGCTGCTATAAACGGTCCTGTAGGGATTGTCGAAAAATTACTAGAAAATAGATTTGTAAACCCTAATTCACAAGATCGCAATGGCAAAACCCCTCTTCATTGGGCTACTGCAAACGGTCATACAGACATTGTAGAAAGATTGCTAGAAAATAAATTTATAAAACTTAATTTAAAAGATAACCATGGTGAAACTCCTCTTCACTTAGCGACTGAAAACAATCATAAAAAAATTGTAGAAAAACTTCTAAGCCACTCTACTATAAATATTAATCTAAAAAACAACAATGGTGAAACAGCCTTTAACTTAGCCATTAAACAACAATGCTGGAATATTGCAATCATTCTGATTAGACATCATGTAACGATTACAGAACTCAGTAATGAAAATATTGAATCAATAAGAACACATATCCAACATAATTTGTATCCAGATAGATTTGAGCTTTTAAGCAAAATTAAAGATTATTCAACTCATTTAACAGAAACACCCCCAGAAAGTTTGGGGGTAAAGTCTACTCGTCAGCGTCGTCACTTACAACGACCTAAAGCCCTGACTTCTAGTGCCAACACACATCAACCCTGGGCGAGCGCTCTACTGAGAGAGATCACCAGCCTGCTTACCGGAGTACACTGGAAGTGGCCAGCCCTTTACTCCTCTTTGAAAACAACCGCTCCACCGAGCAACCCTCTCACCCTGAATATAAACACTGAGCAACCAAACGCTCCTCACTGTGGTAATCAACCACAGGAGTACAATGCCGGCTACTTGCAAGGCTTACTGCTGCTTTCAAACTTGGTGGTCAAAAAGTGGATGGGAGAGCAAACCCCCACGACTTCTGACGACTCCCTGCCTCACGCTCAGGCACGACTGCAGCCCCTATTGCAGCAACAGTGTGTGGATTTTTCAAGTGGTGAGAATCTTCCTTACAAAGGTTATAGAGGAGCCTATGAACAGAGGTGTCGACTCTAA
- a CDS encoding ankyrin repeat domain-containing protein has translation MDNREDELFEAVSEHSLQVLDVALKENIDLNFKNTKSQTLLHVAVLSNASTMVEKLLESSSIDPNLQNNYGETPLHLAAQKKYISIIRKLLKNKTINPNLEDGNGRTPLHLAVIDDSVAVVQALLANDLVNPNVQDHGGKTPLHFAAKNGHIEILQSLLKNKFIEADLQDKKGKTPLHISVENNRIAVVRKLLENKSIHPNLKANEGETPLHLAAEREYVNIIELLLENKSVEPNSQDNYGKTPLHWVAEEGNMEIVKKLLNHPYIKVNLQNTSRNTAFNLAVEGQNWGIAATLISHGATITDLSDDNIDLLRKYLQNNIYNNKKVILNGIKNYQNSLKEITMQNPRGWYNQPRPEVPTSSANSHQPYPSTLYQAVTRLWKTAAPTSNPFTLNIGSDQPTSPQRSHSLQAYHADLFQGLLLLVDLAVKKWMGRQYEQPSAPATNSLPQATAHPQRLLQQQCGDFSSGDNLTADPYRGYSAADTLPTLPLPAINS, from the coding sequence ATGGATAATCGAGAAGACGAACTTTTTGAAGCTGTTAGCGAACACAGCTTACAAGTTTTAGATGTCGCGCTTAAAGAAAATATTGATCTTAATTTTAAGAACACAAAAAGCCAAACCTTGCTTCACGTAGCTGTTCTCAGTAACGCTTCAACAATGGTAGAAAAACTACTAGAAAGTAGTTCTATAGACCCTAACCTACAAAATAATTATGGTGAAACTCCACTGCACCTGGCTGCTCAAAAAAAATATATATCGATTATAAGAAAGTTACTGAAAAACAAAACTATTAATCCTAATTTAGAAGATGGTAATGGGCGAACGCCTCTTCACCTCGCTGTTATAGATGACAGTGTAGCTGTTGTGCAAGCATTATTAGCCAATGATTTGGTAAACCCTAATGTACAAGATCATGGGGGTAAAACTCCTCTGCATTTTGCTGCAAAAAATGGCCATATAGAAATTTTACAATCATTGTTGAAAAATAAATTTATCGAAGCTGATTTACAAGACAAGAAAGGCAAAACGCCTCTTCATATATCCGTTGAGAATAATCGTATAGCAGTTGTAAGAAAATTATTAGAAAATAAATCTATCCATCCTAATCTAAAAGCCAATGAGGGTGAAACGCCTCTTCACTTAGCTGCTGAAAGAGAGTATGTAAACATTATAGAACTATTGCTAGAAAATAAATCTGTAGAACCTAATTCACAAGATAATTATGGTAAAACTCCTCTTCATTGGGTTGCTGAAGAAGGCAATATGGAAATTGTAAAAAAATTACTCAATCACCCTTATATAAAGGTTAATCTACAAAATACCTCTAGAAACACAGCTTTTAACCTGGCAGTTGAAGGACAAAACTGGGGGATTGCTGCCACTCTGATTAGCCACGGCGCAACGATAACAGATTTAAGTGACGACAATATCGATTTACTAAGAAAATACCTGCAAAATAACATTTATAACAATAAAAAAGTCATTTTAAATGGAATTAAAAATTATCAAAATAGTTTAAAAGAAATCACAATGCAAAATCCGAGAGGCTGGTACAATCAGCCACGGCCTGAAGTGCCGACTTCCAGCGCCAACTCGCATCAGCCCTACCCCAGCACTTTATATCAAGCAGTCACCAGACTTTGGAAAACAGCGGCTCCAACCAGCAACCCCTTCACCCTAAACATAGGCAGTGACCAACCAACCTCTCCTCAGCGTAGTCATAGTCTACAGGCGTACCATGCAGATCTCTTTCAAGGGCTACTCCTGCTAGTGGACTTGGCAGTTAAAAAATGGATGGGGCGGCAATATGAGCAGCCATCCGCCCCTGCAACTAACTCCCTGCCTCAAGCTACAGCACACCCGCAGCGCCTATTGCAGCAGCAGTGTGGGGATTTTTCAAGTGGTGATAACCTAACAGCCGATCCTTACAGAGGATATAGCGCCGCCGATACGCTACCAACCTTGCCACTGCCTGCAATCAATAGCTAG
- the rsmA gene encoding 16S rRNA (adenine(1518)-N(6)/adenine(1519)-N(6))-dimethyltransferase RsmA yields the protein MTERALLGHQPRKRFGQHFLHDQGVIAGIVQALAPVPGEALVEIGPGLGALTAPVLQHGGHLTVIELDRALAQRLQQHAVWANRLTVIQQDVLTVDFKALAQQRGEPLRLFGNLPYNISTPLLFTLFEQAAHIQDMHWMLQAEVVDRLVAKPGSKAYGRLSVLTQYYCQVGYLFPVPASAFQPPPKVLSAVVRLTPHRQPPYPVAAPQALQQICRVAFNQRRKTLRNSLRELLTAPQLLALGIDPTLRAENLTLEQYCRLANHLALQPSNISS from the coding sequence ATGACTGAGAGAGCGCTGTTAGGGCACCAGCCCCGTAAACGCTTTGGCCAGCATTTTTTACACGATCAAGGGGTGATTGCGGGGATTGTACAGGCGCTAGCCCCCGTGCCAGGAGAGGCTTTAGTCGAGATTGGTCCTGGATTGGGGGCATTGACTGCGCCGGTACTGCAGCACGGTGGCCATCTCACGGTGATCGAGCTCGATCGGGCGCTGGCACAGCGGCTGCAGCAGCACGCTGTATGGGCTAATCGGCTGACGGTGATTCAACAAGATGTCTTGACGGTGGATTTTAAGGCGTTGGCGCAGCAACGGGGAGAGCCGCTGCGCCTGTTTGGTAATCTGCCCTACAATATTTCAACCCCACTGCTCTTTACACTATTTGAACAAGCGGCGCATATTCAGGATATGCACTGGATGCTGCAAGCGGAGGTAGTGGACCGCTTAGTGGCTAAGCCGGGGAGCAAGGCTTACGGGCGTTTGAGTGTCTTAACGCAATACTATTGTCAGGTGGGCTACCTGTTTCCGGTGCCTGCCAGCGCGTTTCAGCCGCCGCCGAAGGTGCTGTCAGCCGTTGTTCGGTTAACGCCGCATCGTCAGCCCCCCTATCCGGTTGCCGCCCCTCAAGCTCTGCAACAGATCTGTAGGGTAGCCTTTAATCAACGGCGCAAAACCCTACGCAATAGCTTGCGGGAGCTATTGACTGCCCCACAGCTATTAGCCTTAGGCATTGATCCCACGCTGCGCGCAGAAAATTTAACCCTGGAACAGTACTGTCGCTTAGCCAATCACTTAGCTTTGCAACCCAGCAACATCAGCTCCTGA